The Pseudomonas alkylphenolica genomic sequence CAGTTTCGTCACCCTGCAACAGCCACAGCAGACTGTGCTGGCCATGCACCCGGGCTGGGTCAAGACCGACATGGGTGGCGAGAATGCCGAAATCGACGTGCTCACCAGCACCCAAGGCATGCTCGAACAGGTCAAGGCCAACGCCGGCAAAGGCGGCCTGTACTTCATCAACTACAAGGGCGACAGCCTGATCTGGTGAAACCGTTCACGGTGGGTGTAGACTCGACACCTCGCCCACCGTGGCGGACCTGGATCAGCAGACAGGGCAACACTGAGCTGGCTAACCTGAACCCACTTTCAGAGGAGCCGGCACCATGCCTGCGACCCGTATCTGGTTGAAAAACCCGCTTGCCATCTTCACCGCCAACAGCCTCGATGCCCGTGGCGGCCTGGTCCTTGAAGACGGCCGTATCACTGAACTCCTGGCCCTCGGCGAAACCCCGTCCAGCCCCTGTGGACAAGTCTTCGACGCCCGCGAGCACGTGGTCCTGCCAGGACTTATCAACACCCACCACCACTTCTACCAGACCCTGACCCGCGCCTGGGCGCCGGTGGTCAATCAGCCGCTGTTTCCCTGGCTCAAGACCCTCTACCCGGTCTGGGCCCGCCTGACTCCAGCCAAGCTGGAGCTGGCCACCCGCGTAGCCCTGGCTGAATTGCTGCTGTCCGGCTGCACCACGGCGGCCGATCACCATTACCTGTTCCCGGATGGCCTGGAAAACGCCATCGACGTACAGGTCGAGGCCGTGCGCAAGCTCGGTATGCGCGCCATGCTCACCCGCGGCTCGATGAGCCTGGGCGAAGCCGACGGCGGTCTGCCGCCGCAACAGACGGTGCAACAGGGTGAAGTGATCCTGGCCGACAGCCAGCGGCTTATCCACAGCTACCACGAACGTGGCGAGGGCGCGCAAATCCAGATTGCCCTGGCGCCCTGCTCGCCGTTCTCGGTCACCCCAGAAATCATGCGTGCCAGTGCCAGCCTTGCCGAAGAGCTGGATGTGCGCCTGCACACCCACCTGGCCGAAACCCTCGATGAAGAAGACTTCTGCCTGCAACGCTTCGGGCTGCGCACCGTGGATTACCTAGACAGTGTCGGCTGGCTTGGCCCACGTACCTGGCTGGCCCACGGGATTCACTTCAACCCGGACGAAATTGCCCGCCTGGGCGCTGCCGGTACCGGCATCTGCCATTGCCCGAGTTCGAACATGCGCCTGGCCTCGGGCATTTGCCCGACTGTTGACCTGACCAACGCTGGTGCGCCGGTTGGCCTGGGTGTCGACGGGTCAGCCTCCAACGATGCCTCCAACATGATCCTCGAAGCGCGCCAGGCCCTGTACCTGCAGCGCCTGCGCTACGGCGCCGAAGCGATCACTCCTGAACTTGCCCTGGGCTGGGCTACCCGCGGGTCGGCGCAGTTGCTTGGGCGTACCGACATCGGTGAGCTGGCGGTCGGCAAACAGGCTGACCTGGCCCTGTTCAAACTCGACGAGTTGCGCTTCTCCGGCAGCCACGATCCGCTTTCGGCGCTGTTACTGTGCGGTGCCGACCGTGCCGACCGGGTCATGATCGCCGGCCAGTGGCGGGTGATTGACGGCCAGATCGAAGGCCTGGACGTCCAGGGTCTGATCGCCGATCACCGCCAGGCTGCCGCACAGCTGATTGCCGGCTAAGGCGTCAGAGCCCAAGAAACGCCAGCATGATGAAGGTGGCGAACAGCACGAAGTGGGTCATGCCCTCGATCGCGTTGGTTTCGCCATCGTTGAGATTGATCGCGCTGACGATCAGGGTGATGGCGATCATCACCGTCTGCACTGGCATCATGGCCATCTGAAAGGGCTGGCCGGTGTAGAGCGCCATTGCCTCCATCAGTGGCACGGTCAATATCACCGTGGACAGTGATGCCCCCAGGGCGATATTGACCACCGACTGCATGCGGTTGGCCAGCGCCGCGCGCAGTGCGGTGAAGATCTCCGGCGCCGCAGAAATCGTCGCCACCACAATAGCCATCAGCACCGGCGGCGCACCACTGCCCTGCAGGCCGTAATCCAGAGGATGTGACATCGCCTCCGCCAGTACGCCGATAATCATCACCCCGACGATCAGGATGCTGATCGAGCGCACCTTGCTTACCGGGGCCGGCGATGGGTCGCGGCGTTTTTTCTGCGGGTAGCTGTAGCTGAAGAAATAGCTGTGGGACCCGACCTGCATACGCAGGAACAATGCGTAGAGCAGCAGCATCGCGGCAATGGTAAACGCCGAATACAGCTTCCAGTGCTCTCGCGCAATGAACTCGGGTACCACCATGGAAACGCCCATGGCGGTCAGGATCATCACGCTGTAAGTGCGTGCCGAATCATCGTTGTAGGGCTGCTCGCCGTGCTTGAGCCCGCCCATCAGCGCTGCCAGTCCAAGGATCCCGTTGATATCGAGCATCACCGCCGAGTAGATGGTGTCACGTACCAGCGTCGGCGAGGCCTCATTGCTCATCATGATCGCCAGCACCAGCACCGCCCCGCCAGTAACGCGACCGTGTGGCCATGCCTCAGCAGTTGCCCCTGCAGCGGCCAGGCCAGAGCCGCCAGCAGCACAGCCAGTATCAACGGTTTTTCCTGGTTCAGGAGGCTAAGCATCGACGGCCTTGAGCAGGTGGTAGCGGGCAAAGTGACTGCAGTCACTGTAGAAGGTTTCCGGCAAAGGCCGCCCGGTCAGGTTTCTCGGCCAGCGGCGAACAACCCTGTAGAATGCTGACAACCGCACCTGATGAGAAACCGACTTTATGTACGACTGGCTTAACGCGCTGCCCAAGGCAGAATTGCACCTGCACCTGGAAGGATCGCTGGAGCCCGAGTTGCTGTTCGCCCTGGCCGAACGCAACAAAATCGCCCTGCCCTGGAACGACGTCGAAGCCTTGCGCTCGGCCTATGCGTTCAACAACCTGCAGGAGTTTCTCGACCTCTACTACCAGGGCGCCGACGTGCTGCGCACCGAGCAGGACTTCTACGACCTGACCTGGGCGTACCTGTTGCGCTGCAAGGCGCAGAACGTGATCCATACCGAGCCGTTCTTCGACCCGCAAACCCACACCGATCGCGGCATTCCCTTCGAAGTGGTGCTCAATGGCATCAGCGCTGCGCTCAAGGATGGCCAGCAGCAGCTGGGCATCGGTAGCGGCCTGATCCTGAGCTTCCTGCGCCACCTGAGCGAAGACGAAGCGCACAAGACCCTCGACCAGGCCCTGCCGTTTCGCGATGCCTTTATCGCCGTAGGTCTGGACAGCTCGGAAATGGGCCACCCGCCGAGCAAGTTCCAGCGCGTCTTCGACCGCGCCCGCAGCGAAGGCTTCCTGACCGTTGCCCACGCCGGTGAAGAAGGTCCGCCCGAGTACATCTGGGAAGCCATCGACCTGCTCAAGATCCAGCGCATCGACCATGGCGTGCGCGCCATTGAAGACGAACGCCTGATGCAGCGGATCATTGACGAGCAGATCCCGCTGACCGTCTGCCCGCTGTCCAACACCAAATTGTGCGTCTTCGACCATATGAGCCAGCACAACATCCTCGACATGCTCGAGCGCGGCGTGAAGGTCACGGTGAACTCGGATGATCCAGCGTATTTTGGTGGTTATGTCACCGAAAACTTCCATGCCCTACATACCCACTTGGGCATGACTCAGGATCAGGCCCGGCGTCTGGCGCAGAACAGCCTGGATGCGCGGTTGGTGAAGCCGTAGGGATTAATGGCCGCATCGCGGGGCAAGCCCGCTCCTACAGAAGGAGCGGGTTTGCCTCGGCGCTAGCCGACTGATTTCAACGTTAGCGGCTGGGCAATCCGGTTGATCTGATGCAGTCCCGCCGCACTGATCTGCAACCTGCGTGACGTCTCACTCTCGCGGATCCAGCCGGATTGCATGAACAGCTTCAGCAGGCTACTGCCCAATGCACCGCCCAGGTGCGGGCGATGGTCGCTCCACTCGCTGCAGCAGCGGCAGCTGCTGAATCTTCTGTGCTGATAGCGGGCCAGCGCTTCAATGAAGATGCCATGGCTGGCAAATTGCGTGCGTCCCTCCGGGGTCACTTCGATCTGTTGCTCCAGGCCCTCCAGCCAACCTGCGTCGAACAGGCGCTGGTAAAGGTCCGCCGCCAGCTCACCGCCCAGATGATCACCGCACAACCGCGCCCGGCGCATGGACAGGGGAATGCCGACATCCTCCCGGGCCGCGAGCATTTCCCGGGTAGTGACCTGAACACTGGCCAGTGCTTCCACAGCAGCGCCGACTTCAGGCCCGGCAAGCCTGAAATACCGCTTTCTGCCGCGCGGCTCAAGCTTGAGCAAGCCGCTGGCCGAGAGCCTTGCCAAATGCGCACAGGCCGAAGAAAGCGTCAGGCCGGTTATGTCCGCCAGTTCATCAGAAGGCCGCGCCATTCCGTCGATCAACGCCCAGAGCATCGCGCTGCGTTTAGGGTCGGCAAGCAGGCTGGCAATCTGGCTGATACTTGTAACAGGTTTCATATCTCAACTCCCTGCGAGATCACATCTGAAATCGTTCGAATAACCATGGCAGCAACATTTACTGCGAGGTTCCCGATGTCAGAACGGCTGGAAGTTGTAGGGTTGACTCACCAGCAGTCAGCCAGTGCTGTAAACCAGGCAAAGATAGAGGGGGAGCGATAACTTGCCGGCCGCTGACATGGAAGTTTCTCTCGCTGGAAACGACTGCTGGATCGATTATAAGCCGCCGCGGCGCAACAAACTCCGCGCCTGTCTGCAGGCAACCGGGTAAAACTACCCTGCTCTGCCGAACCATAGCCATGACGTTCTCAGGGAATAGGCAGGATGACTTTCTACATGTTTGTCGTAGAGCCGCATGCCATACCTGTTCGTTTCAACTTTTAAATAGCTGGCGATAAAAAAATCAGAAACTAAGCCTACAGTTGATGCACTCAGAAACTACAAATAAATCGGCCGATTCTGTAGTACCAAAAGCGCGCTAAAGGCTCACATGCTGCCGTTGTTCGAGCAGAGCCTGGCAGCGCTCCCTGAGCAGATTGCGCAGCAACTGCACCGGCTTACCCAATTGCGCCCGATGCGTGCACATCAGGTTCAGCGGTGCGGCTTCGCCTTCCAGGTGCCCCAACAGTACCTTCAAGCGTCCTGCCTGCACGTCGAACGCCACATCCAGCCAGGATTTGTAGGCGATTCCCAAGCCGGCCAGCGCCCAGCGGCGGACCACATCGGCATCGTCACAGAAGCGGTCGCCGCTGACGGTTATCCCGGCTTCAGTTGCTCCCCGGCCAAATCGCCAATGATCGTGAACGCGGCTGCCCAGCTGGTAGAGCAGGCAATTGTGCTGAGCCAGGTGGGCGACGTCCTTCGGCTCGCCATGCCGGGCCAGGTACGCAGGCGAGGCGCACAACACACGGCGGTTATCAGCGCACAGCGGCAGTGCCACCAGGCTTGAATCTTCCGGTGTGCCGTAGCGCAGGGCAATGTCCGCCGCCTGGCGAAACAGGTCGGCATTGCGGTCGCCCAGCAACAGGCGCACCGACAGCTTCGGATGCTCGCGCTGCAGTTCATCCAGCCAGGGCAGTAAGACATTGCGCCCGAAGTCCGACGGCGCAGACAGCTGCAACACGCCACTGACGTCATCCTGCCCCCGTGCCAACTGACGCCGCCCTTCATCCAGGCTGGCCAGGGCATTGCGCGCATGTAACAGAAATCCCTCGCCTTCGGCGGTCAGGCGCAGGTTGCGGGTAGAGCGGGCCAGCAAGCGCGTACCCAATTGCTGCTCCAGGCGTTTGAGTGCGGCACTGGCCACCGCCGGGGAAAGATCGAGCAGGCGTGCCGCCGCCGACAGGCTGCCCAGTTCGGCGGTGCGAACGAACAGCTGCAGGTCATCGATTCGCACGGAAAGGCCTCGGTATTATCAAAAAAACATTGAAAGTATCTGTCGTTCTAGCGGCTTTTAACAGGAAGTGAAAGCGCCAATGATGGCGTCCAACGATTTACCCTTGAGGACCTCACACATGAAAGCCATCGCCTACTACCATTCCCTGGCCATTACCGACCCGGCCTCCCTGCAGGACATTGAACTGCCAGTCCCTGAGCCAGGGCCACGGGACCTGCTGGTAGAAGTGCGGGCCATCTCCGTCAACCCGGTGGATACCAAAGTCCGCCAGAACGTGCAGCCTGAAGCTGGCGTCGCCAAGGTGCTGGGTTGGGATGTGGCCGGTGTGGTCAAGGCGGTGGGCAGCGAGGTCAGCCTGTTTCAGCCAGGCGACAAGGTTTATTACGCAGGCTCCATCGCCCGGTCCGGAGCCAACAGTGAGCTGCATGTGGTCGACGAACGCATCGTTGGCCATATGCCCAGGACCCTGAGCTTCGCTGAGGCCGCCGCCCTGCCGCTGACGGCGATCACCGCCTGGGAACTGCTGTTCGAGCGCCTGCAGATTGCTGAAGGGCAAGAGGATTCGGGCCAGCGTCTGTTGATCGTCGGCGCTGCCGGTGGCGTCGGCTCGATTCTGACCCAATTGGCCAGCCAGTTGACCGGGCTCACCGTGATCGGTACCGCCTCGCGTCCACAGACCCAGGAATGGGTCCGTCAACTGGGCGCCGACCAGGTGGTCGATCATAGCCAGCCACTCGCCGAAGCACTCAAGGCGCAGGGTATCGATTACGTCACCCATGTCGCCAGCCTGACCCAGACCGACCAGCACCTGGCACAACTGGTCGAGGCCTTGGCCCCGCAAGGCAAGCTGGCGCTGATTGATGACCCCAAACAACTGGACGTCGGCCTGCTCAAACGCAAGAGCCTGTCGCTGCACTGGGAGTTCATGTACACCCGTTCGCTGTTCGAAACCGCCGACATGATCGAGCAGCACAAGCTGCTCAACCGGGTTGCCGAACTGATCGATGCCGGTACCCTCAAGACCACCCTGGGCGAGCATTACGGCACCATCAACGCCGCCAATCTGCGGCGTGCCCACGCCCTGCTGGAAAGCGGTGCGGCCAAGGGCAAGATCGTTCTCGAAGGTTTCTGAGGCATGGTGCCCGCTCCGATTTCGGAGTGGGCATGACCGTCAGTCCGACAACTGACTCAGGTCATATCCCTGCAGTACGGCAGCGCTACAATTCTTCAGCCAACGCTAAACCGCAGGTATGCCACGATGATTATTCAAGTCAGTGCATCAGCCCAGAAGCCCGGCTGCCCATGGCAGGTTCGGCTGGACCAGCAGGTCGTGAACTTTCGCAGCGAGGCCGAGGCCCGCGCCTTCGTCAACACCTTGCAGGCCCGCTTGCAGGCGCCGCACCCGCTCAAACGGGTCGGCTGAGCTGTACCCGACGGGTGGCCATCGACATCGCAACTGCCCCCAGCCCACACAGGCTGATGACCAGCGCCATGGGCATTGCGCTGCCATCGTGCAACACGCCGACCAATGCCGCTGCGCCCGCCGCGACACTGAACTGAATACAGCCTAGTAGCGCCGAAGCGCTCCCGGCCCGTGCGCCTTGTCCGTTCATGGCGCACGCCGAGGCATTGGGGATGATGCAACCGAGGCTGGCAATGCAGATGAACAGCGGAATCAACAACGGCCAGAGCTGGGCCGGTTGCAAGCCGCTGATCGCCAGCAAGGTCAAGCCCGACGCCAGGTACACCCAGACTGCCCGCCTCAGCAAAAAGGCCGGCCCGCGCTTGGCCAGCAGCCGCGCATTGATCTGCGCCACCAGAATGAACCCTGCCGCGTTGCTGCCGAACAGCCAGCCATAGTGCTCGGCGGGCACTCCGTAAAGCTTGATGAAGACGAACGGTGAACCGGCGATATAGGAAAACATCCCGGCAATGGCGATACCACCGGTCAAGGCATGGCCGATGAAGACCCGATCCTTGAGCAGGCGCCCATACTGGCGCAAGGCACCGGAAAGCGGCTGGCGTGGCTGGCTGGCCGGCAGGCTTTCCGGCAAGCCCAAAGCGACGGCCAGGGTGCACAGGGCACTGAACAGGGTCAGGGCGACAAAGATCGATTGCCAGCCATACACATTGACCAGCACACCCCCGAGCATCGGTGCCAGGATCGGCGCCAGGCCCATCACCAGAACCAACTGGGAAAACACCTTGGCCGAGGCTATCGCATCGCATTTGTCACTGACGATCGCCCGTGACAGCACCATACCGGCGCATCCGCCCAGCGCCTGGACGAAGCGCGCCGCGATCAACGCATCGAGGTTGGGTGCAAAGGCGCAAGCGAGTGACGCCAGGGTAAACAGGCAGACGCCAACCAGCAGGGGAACCCTGCGACCGAAACGATCGGCCACCGGCCCATAGGCCAGCTGACCAATGGACAAGCCCAGGAAGTAGGCGGCCAGAGTGGTCTGGATATGTTTTTCGTCAGTACCGAAGGCCAGCGCCATCGCTGGAAAGCCTGGCAGGTAAAAATCAATCGCCAGGGGCCCGAACGCACTCAGGGCGCCCAGAATCAGGATGGTTCGCAGGTTCATCGGGAATCCATAGCAGGCTAAGCAAGTCTGCTAGTTTAACCGTCCTGCCGGGGTTTCGCTGCGAAGAGTTGGGCCCGCGCAGTGAATCTTTTATCCACCGCGCGGGCCCGCAGGGGTCAGAGCGCTTCGGCCTGATAGCCTTCTTCGCGGATCAGTTGAAGAATCTGTGGAGCCTGCAACGAACTTTGCACCTTCACTTGTTTCTGCGCGAGGTCGACTTCAACCACGGCTTCTTCATCCTGAGCCTGCACTGCACGGGTCACGGCCTTGACGCAATGGCCGCAAGTCATTCCTTGAACGTTGAACACTTGCATGGGGACTGCCTCCTGTGGGTTTTGACTCAGTTTCAAGCTTGCCACCGGGGCAAGGTCAAGATCCGCTTCACGCTGCCGGGCTGGAAATCATCGTCCGGGTCGGCCAAGCTGCGAGCCTGACGATTGACGATGCAGGAGTTTGATTTCATGCGCAGGGCAGCTTTCGGCCTTTTCGGCCTGCTGGGTATTTTCGCTGGGCTTCCCCAGGCCAGCGCCGCGGGGCCAAGTGACTACAGCATTCTGATCATCTCCCGCGAACGCCTGGAAGTGGCGACCTCGTGCGAGATCGGTGTGTACATCAACGATCAACTGGCCGGGCGCGTGTTCCAGGAGCAGTCGACCTCATTCAACTTGCCGCCGGGCGACCTCGATGTGCGCCTGCGCTACCTGCCTGGCCAGGCGCCAGGGTGCCAGCCAGGGATCGAGAACCAGCGCAGCAACCACTTGAAGCTGTTGCCCGGGCAGATCAATAAATACCGGATTGCAGCCGATCAGAATGGCCTCAAATTGATCAGATCCGGCCTGGGCTATTGACCTTACCCGCATGGCAAGGTTGATGCTGGTGGCCTGTCCAAGGAGGAGTGCCCATGTCTGCATCTACCACTTTCGATCTGCCGATTGTCGGCATGACCTGCGCCAGCTGTGCTGGCCGGGTCGAGCGCGCCCTGCGTAAAGTCAGCGGCGCCGAACAGGTCAGCGTCAACCTCGCCACCGAACAGGCGCGCATTCAAGCGCCGGCCGATAGCCTGCCGGCCCTGGTCGAGGCGGTCGAACAAGCCGGCTACCATGTGCCCAACCAGACCCTGGAGCTGCAAATCGGCGGCATGACCTGCGCCTCCTGCGCGGGCAGGGTCGAACGGGCGCTGGCCAAAGTGCCCGGCGTACAACAGGTCAGTGTCAACCTGGCCAACGAACGTGCGCACATCCAGATGCTCGGCCAGCTCGACAGCAGCCGCTTGATCGATGCCGTCATCCACGCTGGCTACTCGGCCAGCCTGCCGCAAAGCACCCAGGTCAATCAGGCCGATGCCGAACGCCGCCTGCGCAAGGAGCGTTGGTCGGTGGCCCTGGCGGTATTGCTGGCGCTGCCCCTGGTACTGCCGATGGTGTTGCAGCCTTTCGGTGTGCACTGGATGTTGCCGGCCTGGGTGCAGTTCGTCCTCGCCACCCCGGTGCAGTTCATTCTCGGCGCACGTTTCTATGTCGCCGCCTGGAAAGCCGTGCGCGCTGGCGCCGGCAACATGGACCTGCTGGTCGCCATCGGTACCAGCGCCGGTTACGGCCTGAGTATCTATGAATGGGCCCAGGCCAGCCCCGGGGTGATGCCGCACCTGTACTTCGAAGCCTCTGCCGTGGTGATTGCCCTGGTGCTGCTCGGCAAGTACCTGGAAAGCCGCGCCAAACGCCAGACCGCCAGCGCTATCCGCGCCCTCGAAGCCCTGCGTCCGGAGCGTGCCTTGCTGCTGGTCGATGGCCAGGAACGTGATGTGGCGATCAGCGAACTGCGTCTGCACGACCTGGTCGTGGTCAAACCCGGCGAACGCTTTCCGGTGGATGGAGAAGTCATCGAAGGACAAAGCCACGCTGACGAGGCACTGATCAGCGGCGAAAGTCTGCCGGTACCGAAACAGTCGGGGGACAAAGTCACCGGTGGTGCGATCAATGGCGAAGGCCGCTTGATCGTGCGTACCCTGGCCCTGGGTACCGAAACGGTCCTGGCGCGCATCATCCGCCTGGTCGAAGACGCACAAGCGGCCAAGGCACCGATCCAGAAACTGGTGGACCGCGTCAGCCAGGTGTTCGTCCCGGCGGTCTTGGTGCTGGCGCTGATTACCCTGGTCGGCTGGTGGCTGGCCGGCGCACCGATTGAAACCGCCTTGATCAACGCCGTCGCCGTGCTGGTCATCGCCTGTCCCTGCGCACTTGGTCTGGCCACGCCGACGGCGATCATGGCCGGTACCGGGGTCGCCGCTCGCCACGGTATTCTGATCAAGGACGCCGAGGCCCTGGAGCGTGCCCATGCGGTCAACCGGGTAGTATTCGACAAGACCGGCACCCTGACTTCCGGCAGCCCGCGCATCGTCCACAGCAAGGCGGCGGTCGGTGAACCGGCTCAACTCCTGCAACTGGCCGGCGCCCTGCAGCGCGGCAGCGAGCATCCACTGGCCAAGGCCGTACTCGATGCCTGTGCAGAACAAGGGCTGGTCGTCGCCGACATCAGCAACAGCCAGTCACTGACCGGACGCGGGATCGCCGGCAGCCTGGACGGTCGCGAACTGGCCTTGGGCAACCGTCGTATGCTCGACGAGAGCGGCCTGCAAGCGGGCGACCTGCAAGTCAGTGCCAAAGACTGGGAAGCCGAAGGCCGGACCCTGTCGTGGCTGATCGAACGCAGCCCGCAGCCGCGTGTGCTGGGCCTTTTCGCTTTTGGCGACAGTCTCAAGCCCGGTGCCGGACAGGCCGTGCAGCAACTGGCCGGGCAAGGCATCAGCAGCCATCTGCTGACCGGTGACAACCGTGGCAGCGCCATGGTCGTCGCCCAAGCCCTGGGCATCAATGACGTGCACGCCGAAGTGCTGCCAGGCGACAAGGCCGCCCACGTCGCGCAGCTCAAGCAGTCGGGTGTGGTGGCGATGGTCGGTGACGGCATCAACGACGCTCCGGCCCTGGCCGCAGCCGATATCGGTATCGCCATGGGTGGTGGCACTGACGTGGCCATGCAGGCCGCCGGTATCACCCTGATGCGCGGTGATCCGCGCCTGGTGCCGGCCGCTCTGGAGATCAGCCGCAAGACCTATGCGAAGATTCGCCAGAACCTGTTCTGGGCCTTCATCTACAACCTGATCGGGATTCCGCTGGCCGCTTTCGGCATGCTTAACCCGGTACTGGCGGGTGCGGCGATGGCGCTGTCGAGTGTCAGTGTGGTCAGCAACGCGCTCTGGCTGAAAACCTGGAAGCCTGAAACCCCACCACAGGACAACGCCCAATGAACATCGGCCAAGCCGCTCGCCGCTCCGGGTTGAGCGCCAAGATGATTCGCTACTACGAGTCGATTGGTCTGCTCAAGCCGGCCCTGCGCAGCGACAGCGGTTACCGCTTGTACCAACAGGAAGACTTGCATCGCCTGGCCTTCATCAAGCGCTCGCGCGACCTGGGCTTCTCACTGGAAGAGGTCGCCCGTCTGCTGACCCTGTGGCAGGACCGCCAGCGCGCCAGCGCCGACGTCAAGGCCCTGGCCAGCCAGCATATCGATGACCTCAACCGGCGCATCGAAGAGCTGGTGAGCCTGCGCGATACCCTGAGCGAACTGGT encodes the following:
- a CDS encoding 8-oxoguanine deaminase; protein product: MPATRIWLKNPLAIFTANSLDARGGLVLEDGRITELLALGETPSSPCGQVFDAREHVVLPGLINTHHHFYQTLTRAWAPVVNQPLFPWLKTLYPVWARLTPAKLELATRVALAELLLSGCTTAADHHYLFPDGLENAIDVQVEAVRKLGMRAMLTRGSMSLGEADGGLPPQQTVQQGEVILADSQRLIHSYHERGEGAQIQIALAPCSPFSVTPEIMRASASLAEELDVRLHTHLAETLDEEDFCLQRFGLRTVDYLDSVGWLGPRTWLAHGIHFNPDEIARLGAAGTGICHCPSSNMRLASGICPTVDLTNAGAPVGLGVDGSASNDASNMILEARQALYLQRLRYGAEAITPELALGWATRGSAQLLGRTDIGELAVGKQADLALFKLDELRFSGSHDPLSALLLCGADRADRVMIAGQWRVIDGQIEGLDVQGLIADHRQAAAQLIAG
- a CDS encoding LysR family transcriptional regulator — translated: MRIDDLQLFVRTAELGSLSAAARLLDLSPAVASAALKRLEQQLGTRLLARSTRNLRLTAEGEGFLLHARNALASLDEGRRQLARGQDDVSGVLQLSAPSDFGRNVLLPWLDELQREHPKLSVRLLLGDRNADLFRQAADIALRYGTPEDSSLVALPLCADNRRVLCASPAYLARHGEPKDVAHLAQHNCLLYQLGSRVHDHWRFGRGATEAGITVSGDRFCDDADVVRRWALAGLGIAYKSWLDVAFDVQAGRLKVLLGHLEGEAAPLNLMCTHRAQLGKPVQLLRNLLRERCQALLEQRQHVSL
- the cueR gene encoding Cu(I)-responsive transcriptional regulator, which translates into the protein MNIGQAARRSGLSAKMIRYYESIGLLKPALRSDSGYRLYQQEDLHRLAFIKRSRDLGFSLEEVARLLTLWQDRQRASADVKALASQHIDDLNRRIEELVSLRDTLSELVAHCQGDDRPDCPILKDLAAGGSCCH
- a CDS encoding heavy-metal-associated domain-containing protein, whose product is MQVFNVQGMTCGHCVKAVTRAVQAQDEEAVVEVDLAQKQVKVQSSLQAPQILQLIREEGYQAEAL
- a CDS encoding zinc-binding alcohol dehydrogenase family protein; this translates as MKAIAYYHSLAITDPASLQDIELPVPEPGPRDLLVEVRAISVNPVDTKVRQNVQPEAGVAKVLGWDVAGVVKAVGSEVSLFQPGDKVYYAGSIARSGANSELHVVDERIVGHMPRTLSFAEAAALPLTAITAWELLFERLQIAEGQEDSGQRLLIVGAAGGVGSILTQLASQLTGLTVIGTASRPQTQEWVRQLGADQVVDHSQPLAEALKAQGIDYVTHVASLTQTDQHLAQLVEALAPQGKLALIDDPKQLDVGLLKRKSLSLHWEFMYTRSLFETADMIEQHKLLNRVAELIDAGTLKTTLGEHYGTINAANLRRAHALLESGAAKGKIVLEGF
- a CDS encoding ArsR/SmtB family transcription factor, whose amino-acid sequence is MKPVTSISQIASLLADPKRSAMLWALIDGMARPSDELADITGLTLSSACAHLARLSASGLLKLEPRGRKRYFRLAGPEVGAAVEALASVQVTTREMLAAREDVGIPLSMRRARLCGDHLGGELAADLYQRLFDAGWLEGLEQQIEVTPEGRTQFASHGIFIEALARYQHRRFSSCRCCSEWSDHRPHLGGALGSSLLKLFMQSGWIRESETSRRLQISAAGLHQINRIAQPLTLKSVG
- a CDS encoding multidrug effflux MFS transporter; protein product: MNLRTILILGALSAFGPLAIDFYLPGFPAMALAFGTDEKHIQTTLAAYFLGLSIGQLAYGPVADRFGRRVPLLVGVCLFTLASLACAFAPNLDALIAARFVQALGGCAGMVLSRAIVSDKCDAIASAKVFSQLVLVMGLAPILAPMLGGVLVNVYGWQSIFVALTLFSALCTLAVALGLPESLPASQPRQPLSGALRQYGRLLKDRVFIGHALTGGIAIAGMFSYIAGSPFVFIKLYGVPAEHYGWLFGSNAAGFILVAQINARLLAKRGPAFLLRRAVWVYLASGLTLLAISGLQPAQLWPLLIPLFICIASLGCIIPNASACAMNGQGARAGSASALLGCIQFSVAAGAAALVGVLHDGSAMPMALVISLCGLGAVAMSMATRRVQLSRPV
- a CDS encoding heavy metal translocating P-type ATPase, producing MSASTTFDLPIVGMTCASCAGRVERALRKVSGAEQVSVNLATEQARIQAPADSLPALVEAVEQAGYHVPNQTLELQIGGMTCASCAGRVERALAKVPGVQQVSVNLANERAHIQMLGQLDSSRLIDAVIHAGYSASLPQSTQVNQADAERRLRKERWSVALAVLLALPLVLPMVLQPFGVHWMLPAWVQFVLATPVQFILGARFYVAAWKAVRAGAGNMDLLVAIGTSAGYGLSIYEWAQASPGVMPHLYFEASAVVIALVLLGKYLESRAKRQTASAIRALEALRPERALLLVDGQERDVAISELRLHDLVVVKPGERFPVDGEVIEGQSHADEALISGESLPVPKQSGDKVTGGAINGEGRLIVRTLALGTETVLARIIRLVEDAQAAKAPIQKLVDRVSQVFVPAVLVLALITLVGWWLAGAPIETALINAVAVLVIACPCALGLATPTAIMAGTGVAARHGILIKDAEALERAHAVNRVVFDKTGTLTSGSPRIVHSKAAVGEPAQLLQLAGALQRGSEHPLAKAVLDACAEQGLVVADISNSQSLTGRGIAGSLDGRELALGNRRMLDESGLQAGDLQVSAKDWEAEGRTLSWLIERSPQPRVLGLFAFGDSLKPGAGQAVQQLAGQGISSHLLTGDNRGSAMVVAQALGINDVHAEVLPGDKAAHVAQLKQSGVVAMVGDGINDAPALAAADIGIAMGGGTDVAMQAAGITLMRGDPRLVPAALEISRKTYAKIRQNLFWAFIYNLIGIPLAAFGMLNPVLAGAAMALSSVSVVSNALWLKTWKPETPPQDNAQ
- a CDS encoding adenosine deaminase — encoded protein: MYDWLNALPKAELHLHLEGSLEPELLFALAERNKIALPWNDVEALRSAYAFNNLQEFLDLYYQGADVLRTEQDFYDLTWAYLLRCKAQNVIHTEPFFDPQTHTDRGIPFEVVLNGISAALKDGQQQLGIGSGLILSFLRHLSEDEAHKTLDQALPFRDAFIAVGLDSSEMGHPPSKFQRVFDRARSEGFLTVAHAGEEGPPEYIWEAIDLLKIQRIDHGVRAIEDERLMQRIIDEQIPLTVCPLSNTKLCVFDHMSQHNILDMLERGVKVTVNSDDPAYFGGYVTENFHALHTHLGMTQDQARRLAQNSLDARLVKP